The following coding sequences are from one Paenibacillus stellifer window:
- a CDS encoding beta-ketoacyl-ACP synthase III: MNSLRPVGIIGTGKYVPERILTNSDLEKIVETNDEWIVSRTGIRERHIAAPEEATSDLAYQAAIRALDSAGMKAEDLDLIIVATITPDTTFPSTACILQDKLGAKGAAAFDLSAACSGFVYSLATAVGFIQNGMYNNALIIGADTLSRITDYTDRNTCVLFGDGAGAVILGEVPEGRGFKSFDLGAEGAGGSLLKLEGGGSRLPASAETVEGKKHYIYMNGREVFKFAVRVMGTATEKVLEKAGLTKESIDLFVPHQANIRIIQSAMQRLELPPEKVVINVDKYANTSAASIPLALVEAAEEGRMKQGDAVLMVGFGGGLTWGASVLIW, encoded by the coding sequence ATGAACAGCTTACGGCCGGTCGGCATTATCGGAACGGGTAAATATGTTCCGGAGCGTATTTTGACCAACAGCGATCTTGAGAAAATAGTAGAAACGAACGATGAGTGGATTGTAAGCCGCACAGGCATCCGGGAACGGCATATTGCTGCACCGGAGGAAGCGACCTCCGATCTTGCGTACCAGGCTGCGATCCGGGCCCTCGACTCGGCGGGCATGAAGGCGGAGGACTTGGACCTGATTATCGTGGCCACGATTACGCCGGATACGACCTTTCCTTCAACCGCCTGCATTCTTCAGGACAAGCTTGGCGCTAAAGGCGCTGCGGCGTTCGATCTGTCGGCGGCCTGCTCGGGCTTTGTATACAGCCTGGCGACTGCGGTCGGATTCATCCAGAACGGCATGTATAACAACGCCCTGATTATCGGCGCGGATACGCTGTCGCGGATCACCGACTACACCGATCGCAACACCTGCGTGCTCTTCGGCGACGGCGCCGGAGCCGTCATCCTCGGCGAAGTGCCGGAGGGAAGAGGCTTCAAGTCGTTTGACCTCGGAGCGGAGGGTGCGGGCGGATCGCTTCTCAAGCTTGAAGGCGGCGGCTCTCGTCTTCCGGCCTCGGCCGAGACGGTGGAAGGCAAGAAGCATTATATCTACATGAACGGACGCGAGGTATTCAAATTCGCGGTCCGGGTTATGGGTACGGCGACCGAGAAGGTGCTGGAGAAAGCGGGTCTGACCAAAGAGAGTATCGATCTCTTTGTACCGCATCAGGCCAATATCCGCATCATCCAGTCCGCCATGCAGCGGCTGGAGCTTCCGCCTGAGAAGGTTGTTATTAATGTAGATAAATACGCGAATACCTCCGCAGCGTCGATTCCGCTTGCGCTTGTCGAAGCCGCTGAGGAAGGCCGGATGAAGCAAGGCGACGCGGTTCTGATGGTCGGCTTCGGCGGCGGCCTGACATGGGGCGCTTCCGTATTGATCTGGTAG
- the fabD gene encoding ACP S-malonyltransferase, with the protein MGKTAFVFPGQGAQAVGMAKDVYDAIPASRAIFEQGDEALGFALSSLVFEGPDSELKMTVNTQPALLTASTALLEALKGKGLEADYVAGHSLGEYSALVAAGVLSYTDAVKLVRLRGRFMEEAVPNGQGAMAAVLGAERDNLAALCASISETDGPVELANVNCPGQIVVSGSQAGVNAVVQRAKEAGAKRAIPLEVSGPFHSSMMKEAAERLEAELLKTEFKAPAVPVVVNVTALPVTDPEELRQLLVRQVYSPVLWQDSVERLIAEGVDTFVEIGSGSVLAGLIRKIDKNVKVVSINSLASIEALG; encoded by the coding sequence ATGGGCAAAACAGCTTTTGTATTTCCCGGTCAGGGAGCGCAGGCGGTCGGCATGGCCAAGGATGTGTATGACGCTATCCCCGCTTCCCGCGCGATATTTGAACAAGGCGACGAGGCGCTGGGCTTTGCGCTGAGCAGCCTTGTGTTTGAAGGTCCGGACAGCGAGCTCAAGATGACGGTCAACACCCAGCCGGCGCTTCTTACAGCCAGCACGGCGCTGCTTGAAGCGCTGAAAGGAAAAGGGCTTGAAGCCGACTATGTCGCAGGCCACAGCCTGGGCGAGTACAGCGCACTTGTTGCTGCCGGTGTGCTGTCCTATACCGATGCCGTCAAGCTGGTTCGCCTTCGCGGGCGTTTCATGGAAGAGGCCGTACCGAACGGTCAAGGTGCTATGGCAGCCGTTCTTGGTGCGGAGCGAGACAATCTGGCCGCGCTGTGCGCCAGCATCTCCGAGACGGACGGTCCGGTAGAGCTGGCCAATGTCAATTGCCCCGGACAAATTGTCGTCTCGGGTTCGCAGGCAGGCGTCAACGCAGTTGTCCAGCGCGCGAAAGAAGCCGGCGCGAAACGGGCGATTCCGCTTGAAGTAAGCGGGCCTTTCCATTCATCGATGATGAAGGAAGCGGCGGAGCGGCTGGAGGCCGAACTGCTGAAGACCGAATTCAAGGCACCGGCTGTTCCGGTCGTTGTGAACGTCACAGCGCTTCCGGTTACCGACCCGGAGGAACTCCGGCAGCTTCTGGTGCGCCAGGTATACTCGCCGGTGCTGTGGCAGGACTCCGTTGAGCGTCTGATCGCCGAAGGCGTAGATACTTTCGTGGAGATCGGTTCCGGCAGCGTGCTGGCCGGTCTGATCCGTAAGATCGACAAGAACGTCAAGGTAGTGAGCATCAATAGTCTAGCCAGCATCGAAGCGCTGGGTTAA
- the fabG gene encoding 3-oxoacyl-[acyl-carrier-protein] reductase: MFSALRGQTALVTGASRGIGRSIALALAEHGVKVAVNYSGSEEAARDTVARIAELGSEGIALRGNVGSTEEAEGLVKEVLGAWGKVDILVNNAGITRDNLIMRMKEEEFDQVIETNLKGVFNCLKAVTRPMMKQRYGRIINISSVVGVTGNPGQANYSAAKAGIIGLTKSAARELASRGITVNCIAPGFIDTDMTRALSEEVRADLAKGIPLARLGLPEEIASAVLFLASEGAAYMTGQTLHVDGGMYM; this comes from the coding sequence ATGTTCTCAGCACTACGTGGCCAGACAGCCCTTGTTACCGGCGCATCGCGCGGCATTGGACGCAGCATTGCGCTCGCGCTGGCGGAGCACGGCGTCAAGGTCGCCGTGAACTATTCCGGCAGTGAGGAAGCGGCGCGGGACACCGTCGCCCGCATTGCAGAGCTTGGCTCGGAGGGCATCGCGCTGCGCGGCAATGTCGGCAGCACCGAAGAGGCCGAAGGCCTTGTCAAGGAAGTGCTCGGCGCCTGGGGCAAGGTTGATATTCTGGTCAACAATGCAGGCATTACCCGCGACAATCTCATTATGCGGATGAAAGAAGAAGAGTTCGATCAGGTCATCGAGACGAATCTGAAGGGCGTGTTCAACTGCCTGAAGGCGGTCACCCGTCCGATGATGAAGCAGCGCTATGGCCGGATCATCAATATTTCTTCCGTAGTTGGCGTGACCGGTAATCCCGGTCAGGCTAATTATTCCGCCGCCAAGGCCGGAATTATCGGCCTGACCAAATCTGCGGCCCGTGAGCTTGCTTCGCGCGGCATTACGGTGAACTGCATCGCCCCGGGCTTCATCGACACCGATATGACCCGTGCCCTGTCCGAGGAAGTCCGCGCCGACCTGGCGAAGGGCATTCCGCTGGCGCGCCTGGGACTGCCGGAGGAGATCGCGTCCGCGGTCCTGTTCCTGGCGTCCGAAGGAGCTGCTTACATGACGGGCCAGACGCTGCATGTGGATGGCGGCATGTACATGTAA
- the acpP gene encoding acyl carrier protein, giving the protein MSDVLERVKRIVVDRLGADEAEVTLEASFKDDLGADSLDVVELVMELEDEFDMEISDEDAEKITTVGEVVNYIQSHT; this is encoded by the coding sequence ATGTCCGATGTACTGGAGCGTGTAAAGCGCATTGTCGTCGACCGCTTAGGCGCTGACGAAGCCGAGGTCACACTTGAAGCATCTTTCAAAGACGATTTGGGAGCAGATTCTCTCGACGTTGTAGAATTGGTTATGGAATTGGAAGATGAATTCGATATGGAAATCTCTGATGAAGACGCAGAGAAAATTACGACCGTGGGTGAAGTTGTAAACTACATACAATCTCATACCTAG
- the fabF gene encoding beta-ketoacyl-ACP synthase II gives MSHRVVVTGMGVITALGKDLETFWDSLMSGKSGVSKVEAFDVSEYPTQIAASVKDFDPEELFGRKESRKMDRFVQFALAAGQKALDDSGLKIGENIEAERIGVSVGSGIGGLGTWEDQHNLLLEKGPKRVSPFFIPMMIANMGSGQLSISLGAKGPNTTQVTACATGSHAIGDSMRMIQRGDADAMICGGAEATIRPTGMAGFCAMRAMSTRNDEPEKASRPFDTDRDGFVMGEGAGILVLESLEHAQARGAKIYAEVIGYGLSGDAHHMTEPDPDGAARCMKMAIRDAGIAPEDIDYINAHGTSTPVGDKSETTAIKMALGDHAYKVAVSSTKSMTGHLLGAAGGVEAIICGLSLNKGKIAPTINLDNQDPECDLDYVPNTPREADLNIVMSNSFGFGGHNATVILKKYNQ, from the coding sequence TTGAGTCATAGAGTAGTTGTTACCGGTATGGGCGTGATTACTGCGCTTGGAAAAGATCTGGAGACGTTCTGGGACAGTCTGATGAGCGGTAAATCCGGCGTTTCCAAAGTCGAAGCTTTCGATGTAAGCGAATATCCGACACAGATCGCGGCGTCGGTCAAGGATTTTGACCCCGAAGAGCTGTTCGGGCGCAAGGAATCCCGCAAGATGGACCGTTTCGTCCAATTCGCTCTGGCGGCGGGACAGAAGGCGCTGGATGACAGCGGCCTGAAGATCGGCGAGAATATCGAGGCGGAACGGATCGGGGTATCCGTTGGCTCCGGTATCGGCGGTCTCGGTACTTGGGAAGACCAGCATAATCTGCTGCTCGAGAAAGGACCCAAACGCGTCAGCCCTTTCTTCATCCCGATGATGATCGCCAATATGGGCTCGGGCCAGCTGTCGATCAGCTTGGGAGCCAAGGGTCCTAACACGACTCAGGTTACGGCCTGCGCTACAGGCAGCCATGCCATCGGCGATTCGATGCGCATGATCCAGCGCGGCGATGCCGATGCGATGATCTGCGGCGGTGCGGAAGCGACCATCCGTCCGACGGGAATGGCGGGCTTCTGTGCGATGAGAGCCATGTCGACAAGAAACGACGAGCCTGAGAAGGCGAGCCGGCCGTTCGACACGGACCGCGACGGATTTGTCATGGGCGAAGGGGCAGGCATTCTGGTGCTGGAATCCCTGGAACATGCCCAGGCGCGCGGAGCGAAGATCTATGCCGAAGTCATCGGCTACGGCCTGAGCGGCGACGCGCATCATATGACCGAGCCTGATCCGGATGGTGCGGCACGCTGCATGAAGATGGCGATCCGCGATGCCGGCATTGCGCCTGAGGATATCGATTATATCAATGCGCACGGTACATCGACGCCGGTAGGCGACAAATCGGAGACGACCGCGATCAAGATGGCGCTGGGCGATCATGCGTACAAGGTGGCGGTAAGCTCCACCAAGTCGATGACGGGGCATCTCCTTGGAGCTGCTGGCGGCGTTGAAGCGATCATATGCGGGCTTTCCCTGAACAAGGGCAAGATTGCGCCTACCATTAACCTGGACAACCAGGACCCGGAATGCGATCTGGATTATGTGCCGAATACGCCGCGTGAAGCGGATTTGAATATTGTCATGTCCAACTCTTTCGGATTTGGAGGCCATAACGCGACCGTTATCTTGAAAAAATACAACCAGTAA
- the rnc gene encoding ribonuclease III, whose product MNGDLKQLQSQLHIQFHDSQLLKQAFTHASYVNEHRFNQHQDNERLEFLGDAVLELTVSEYLYHLLPDRPEGELTKLRAAIVCEPSLVKFAEKLDFGRYVLLGKGEELTGGRTRPALLADVFESFVGALYLDQGLDAVRRFLDEYVLPLVENDGKLQLGVSDFKTELQELIQHHGMGVLEYRIVEERGPAHEREFVSEVSMSSRLLGRGSGRSKKEAEQQAAAAALKRLNEDSV is encoded by the coding sequence GTGAATGGGGACCTGAAGCAATTACAAAGTCAACTTCATATTCAATTCCACGATTCTCAACTGCTGAAGCAGGCGTTTACCCATGCCTCTTATGTCAATGAACACCGTTTCAATCAGCACCAGGACAACGAGCGCCTTGAATTTCTGGGCGACGCGGTTCTGGAGCTAACGGTGTCCGAATATTTGTACCACCTCCTTCCGGACCGTCCGGAAGGCGAATTGACCAAGCTGCGCGCGGCGATTGTCTGCGAGCCATCGCTGGTCAAGTTCGCCGAGAAACTGGACTTCGGACGTTATGTCCTGCTCGGTAAAGGAGAGGAATTGACAGGAGGACGCACCCGGCCGGCATTGCTGGCCGATGTGTTCGAATCCTTCGTGGGAGCGCTTTACTTGGATCAGGGCCTGGACGCTGTCCGGCGGTTTCTGGATGAGTATGTGCTGCCGCTTGTGGAGAACGACGGTAAGCTGCAGCTTGGCGTAAGTGATTTCAAGACCGAGCTGCAGGAGCTGATCCAGCATCACGGGATGGGAGTTCTGGAATACCGGATTGTTGAGGAGCGGGGCCCGGCGCATGAGCGTGAGTTTGTATCCGAGGTCAGCATGAGCAGCCGCCTTCTCGGCCGTGGAAGCGGCCGTTCCAAGAAGGAAGCGGAGCAGCAGGCCGCTGCGGCCGCACTTAAGCGCCTGAACGAAGACAGCGTCTGA
- a CDS encoding ketoacyl-ACP synthase III: MDTPISILQAAYYHPDQVVHNDFYFEHFDRQGKDIRNFLAAMGRKNRYVADRAEENALTMGVKAAEKALKDAGLSGEDIDMFVFATQTPEYTYPTNALLLHNRLKGKHRAVTMDSNANCAGMVTAVEQSSRYMRSNPQVRYALIVGCDFSTVNCNPEDEITYANFGDAAAAVILERGGQGQGLIDSLYYTDSDIHESITFPACGLSNVYRADVRPEDIYIRWLPFDGTVCVDAAIEDIKELVSRNGLELDDICAFCLSQFSLKNIELIRNGLGQPEEKFIYVGDEFGYTATSSPFIAFQRGVEQGNIKRGDHLIFWSVGAGWQIPTMLLRY; encoded by the coding sequence ATGGATACGCCTATTTCCATTCTTCAAGCCGCATATTATCATCCCGATCAGGTTGTCCATAACGATTTCTATTTCGAGCATTTTGATCGCCAGGGTAAGGATATTCGCAACTTTCTGGCTGCAATGGGACGTAAAAATCGCTACGTAGCCGATCGCGCCGAGGAGAATGCTTTGACGATGGGCGTAAAGGCCGCAGAAAAAGCGCTGAAGGATGCCGGTCTATCCGGAGAGGATATCGACATGTTCGTGTTCGCTACCCAGACACCGGAATACACCTACCCCACCAACGCGCTTTTGCTTCATAATCGGCTTAAAGGCAAACATCGGGCCGTTACGATGGACTCGAACGCTAACTGCGCCGGTATGGTCACCGCTGTGGAGCAGAGCAGCCGCTATATGCGCAGCAATCCGCAAGTCCGTTACGCCTTGATCGTTGGCTGCGATTTCAGCACGGTCAATTGCAACCCCGAAGATGAGATAACCTACGCCAACTTCGGTGATGCTGCTGCCGCTGTTATTCTGGAGCGGGGCGGCCAGGGACAAGGCTTGATCGACTCCCTGTACTACACCGATTCGGACATCCACGAGAGCATCACTTTCCCGGCCTGCGGATTGTCGAATGTATACCGAGCAGACGTTCGGCCGGAAGACATTTATATCCGCTGGCTTCCTTTCGACGGAACCGTCTGTGTGGACGCGGCGATAGAGGATATCAAGGAACTTGTAAGCCGGAACGGCCTGGAGCTTGACGACATCTGTGCGTTCTGCCTGTCCCAGTTCTCGCTGAAGAATATCGAACTGATCCGGAATGGACTCGGGCAGCCCGAGGAGAAATTCATCTATGTCGGTGACGAGTTCGGCTATACCGCAACCAGCAGCCCGTTCATCGCCTTCCAGCGCGGTGTAGAGCAGGGAAACATCAAGCGCGGCGACCATCTCATTTTTTGGTCGGTAGGCGCAGGCTGGCAAATTCCGACAATGCTGCTGCGCTATTAG
- a CDS encoding Na-translocating system protein MpsC family protein, whose protein sequence is MTESEFECQEKIRRLAVKIVKHYRGRGPDNVKVRLENSPVITVEIKGILSNLSEILMEEGAEKLVAEYWKILKSHLEKEYMSELKEALGGAFTYTWRILNLSPADRRIVVQLNTSV, encoded by the coding sequence ATGACTGAGTCGGAATTCGAATGCCAGGAGAAGATTAGAAGATTAGCTGTGAAGATTGTGAAGCATTACAGAGGCAGAGGGCCCGACAACGTGAAGGTGAGGTTGGAGAATTCTCCGGTTATAACAGTTGAAATTAAGGGGATTCTCTCGAACTTATCCGAAATTTTAATGGAAGAAGGCGCGGAGAAGCTGGTTGCTGAATACTGGAAAATACTGAAATCCCACTTGGAGAAAGAGTATATGAGCGAATTGAAGGAAGCGCTCGGCGGCGCTTTTACCTACACATGGAGGATCTTGAATCTATCTCCGGCAGACAGGCGAATTGTGGTGCAGCTGAATACATCGGTTTGA
- the fdhF gene encoding formate dehydrogenase subunit alpha → MVDKILTVCPYCGSGCNLNLIVEEGKVVGAEPANGRTNEGTLCLKGHYGWDFLNDPKILTARLRQPMIRKEGELREASWEEAIRYTADRLLAIKEKYGPDAIMGTGSARGPGNEANYVMQKFMRAAVGTNNIDHCARVCHGPSVAGLSYSLGDGAMSNSIPEIEDADLLLIFGYNAPVTHPIVAGRIVKAKQKGATIIVCDPRKTESARLADTWLPLKGGTNMALVNAFGHVLIEEQLYDKDFVAKHVEGLSEYIENVRSYTPENAEGITGVKAADIRKAMRQYAGSKKAMILYGMGVCQFSQAVDVVKGLASIALLTGNFGRPSVGIGPVRGQNNVQGSCDMGALPNVYPGYQPVTDAKARAKFEKAWGVKLPDKTGYHLTEIPHLVLKEDKVKAYYIFGEDPVQSDPNAAEVRETLDKMEFVVVQDIFMNKTALHADVILPATSWGEHDGVYSSADRGFQRIRKAVEPPKGTKPDWQIICEVATAMGYPMSYKSTEEIWDEMRGLCPKFAGASYKKMEEQGSVQWPCLTEDHPGTPYLYEGNRFSTPNGKGRLFACEWRAPLEQPDRDYPLTLSTVREVGHYSVRTMTGNCRALSQLSDEPGFIQISPEDARQYGIEDGHLLKVISRRGKITARAQVSERVKAGATYMTYHFWIGACNELTVDVLDPISKTPEFKYCAIRLERIHDQQQAELQIREQYESLRQQMLAGAGAHE, encoded by the coding sequence ATGGTAGACAAAATCTTAACCGTCTGTCCATACTGCGGAAGCGGCTGCAATCTGAACCTGATCGTCGAGGAAGGAAAGGTCGTAGGCGCTGAGCCGGCGAACGGCAGGACGAATGAAGGTACTTTATGCCTGAAAGGCCATTATGGCTGGGACTTCTTGAATGATCCTAAGATTTTGACGGCCCGACTCAGACAGCCCATGATCCGCAAAGAAGGTGAGCTTCGGGAAGCCTCCTGGGAAGAAGCCATTCGCTATACAGCCGATAGACTGCTGGCGATCAAGGAGAAATACGGCCCGGATGCCATCATGGGAACGGGTTCGGCGAGAGGACCGGGGAATGAGGCCAACTATGTGATGCAGAAGTTCATGCGCGCCGCCGTCGGCACCAACAACATCGATCACTGTGCCAGAGTCTGCCATGGCCCCTCTGTGGCGGGGCTAAGCTATTCGCTTGGCGACGGTGCCATGTCCAATTCGATTCCGGAGATTGAGGATGCCGATCTGCTCCTTATTTTCGGATACAACGCTCCTGTGACCCATCCGATTGTGGCCGGAAGAATCGTAAAAGCGAAGCAGAAAGGCGCCACAATTATCGTATGCGATCCCCGGAAGACGGAGTCGGCGCGGCTTGCGGATACCTGGCTTCCTCTTAAAGGCGGAACGAATATGGCGCTTGTCAATGCTTTTGGGCATGTGCTGATCGAGGAGCAGTTATACGATAAGGATTTTGTTGCCAAGCATGTGGAAGGTCTGTCCGAATATATTGAAAATGTGCGATCGTACACGCCTGAAAATGCGGAGGGCATCACCGGGGTCAAAGCCGCCGATATCCGAAAGGCGATGCGGCAGTACGCCGGATCGAAGAAGGCGATGATTCTGTACGGCATGGGAGTATGCCAGTTCTCGCAGGCAGTTGATGTCGTGAAGGGCCTGGCCTCGATAGCTCTCCTGACAGGCAACTTCGGAAGACCCTCGGTCGGCATCGGGCCGGTCCGTGGTCAGAACAACGTGCAGGGCTCCTGCGACATGGGGGCGCTGCCCAATGTGTATCCGGGTTACCAGCCGGTCACGGATGCCAAAGCCCGCGCCAAGTTCGAGAAAGCTTGGGGAGTCAAGCTGCCCGACAAGACGGGGTATCATTTGACGGAAATCCCGCATCTGGTGCTTAAGGAAGATAAGGTTAAAGCTTATTACATTTTTGGCGAGGATCCGGTGCAGAGCGATCCCAATGCGGCCGAAGTGAGAGAGACGCTGGATAAAATGGAGTTCGTCGTCGTGCAGGATATTTTCATGAACAAAACAGCGCTGCATGCGGATGTCATTCTGCCGGCCACCTCCTGGGGCGAACATGACGGCGTGTACTCCTCTGCAGACCGCGGGTTTCAACGTATCCGAAAAGCTGTGGAGCCGCCGAAGGGAACGAAACCCGATTGGCAGATTATATGCGAGGTTGCTACCGCGATGGGCTATCCGATGAGCTACAAGTCGACGGAGGAAATCTGGGATGAGATGAGAGGACTATGTCCGAAATTCGCCGGGGCCAGCTATAAAAAGATGGAGGAGCAGGGAAGCGTTCAATGGCCCTGCCTGACAGAGGATCATCCGGGAACGCCCTACTTGTATGAGGGCAATCGGTTCTCGACGCCGAACGGCAAGGGCCGGCTGTTCGCTTGCGAATGGAGAGCGCCGCTGGAGCAGCCTGACCGGGATTATCCATTGACTCTCTCTACCGTCCGCGAAGTCGGGCACTATTCCGTCCGCACGATGACAGGGAACTGCCGGGCATTAAGCCAGCTGTCCGATGAACCCGGGTTTATTCAGATCAGTCCTGAGGACGCCCGGCAATACGGGATTGAGGACGGTCATCTTCTTAAGGTCATATCGCGCCGCGGAAAAATAACTGCCAGAGCGCAAGTCAGCGAACGGGTTAAGGCCGGCGCGACTTACATGACCTACCACTTCTGGATTGGTGCTTGCAATGAGCTGACCGTCGATGTCCTCGATCCGATATCGAAGACGCCTGAGTTCAAATACTGCGCGATTCGCTTGGAGAGAATCCATGACCAGCAGCAGGCCGAGCTTCAGATTCGGGAGCAGTACGAGTCCCTTAGACAGCAAATGCTGGCAGGAGCGGGAGCGCATGAATAA
- a CDS encoding 4Fe-4S dicluster domain-containing protein, with protein MNNGQANSFVLADPEKCIGCKACEVACFAVHNRENGVGAAAGTVSVPVIPRLYVIRTDSFMMPVQCRHCENAPCAEACPVSAIRQKDGAIQVDEARCIGCKSCAIACPFGAISLFRAYSGGSEYKNRHLKKRQDTTLERKTRIIAYKCDLCRGATPPEEREESGDKSGDESGERTPWCVSVCPEEALTLMTPVKEMNARLAAVRRL; from the coding sequence ATGAATAACGGTCAGGCCAATTCGTTCGTACTCGCCGATCCGGAGAAATGTATTGGCTGTAAAGCTTGTGAAGTCGCCTGCTTCGCCGTCCACAACCGGGAGAACGGGGTTGGCGCTGCGGCTGGCACAGTAAGTGTGCCGGTCATCCCCAGGCTGTATGTAATCCGGACGGACAGCTTCATGATGCCGGTTCAGTGCAGGCATTGCGAGAACGCGCCTTGCGCAGAGGCGTGTCCGGTAAGCGCGATCCGACAGAAGGACGGGGCGATTCAGGTGGACGAAGCCAGGTGCATCGGCTGTAAATCATGTGCGATTGCCTGTCCTTTTGGCGCGATCAGTCTGTTCCGGGCTTACAGCGGGGGCTCCGAGTACAAGAATCGGCATCTGAAAAAGCGCCAAGACACTACATTGGAGCGGAAGACGAGAATCATTGCGTATAAATGTGATTTATGCCGAGGAGCAACACCTCCTGAAGAGCGTGAAGAGTCGGGTGATAAGTCAGGTGATGAGTCGGGAGAGAGAACACCCTGGTGTGTATCGGTATGTCCCGAAGAGGCGCTAACGCTTATGACTCCCGTTAAGGAAATGAACGCAAGGCTTGCGGCTGTTCGGCGGCTGTGA
- a CDS encoding [FeFe] hydrogenase, group A, whose amino-acid sequence MPSSIEPIIHIDQELCTGCRRCATVCPVDAIIGERRSPQSVDPQRCVICGQCVQVCSAYAAEGDSRLTRRSDKLRERGQLSSVHEPLFAAYSTGHASELREALDDPKRFNIVQCAPVIRVSLAEEFGMPFGTLTPGKMASALRRVGFDRIYDTNFGADVTIMEEGTELISRVMSGEALPMFTSCCPAWVKHAETAAPHLLHHLSSCKSPMQMVGALAKTYGAKAEGVSPGDIFSVAVMPCTCKKFESSREEMTVDGYREVDLVITTRELAQLIKAKGIDFNSLPDEPFDSPLGLYSGAGTIFGATGGVMEAAIRTGYELVTHEALPDLQLEFIRGAEGIRTATVQLGDLELRVAIVAGLKYVHGILEQVSKGECPYHFIEVMACPEGCVSGGGQPKLLLERDRTAAYAARKASIYNHDSTLKIRKSHENPAIIQLYKDYLGEPLGEVSHHLLHTKFNSRSPKSSGMMSSP is encoded by the coding sequence ATGCCATCATCCATCGAACCGATCATTCATATCGACCAGGAACTGTGCACCGGCTGCAGACGCTGCGCGACTGTATGCCCGGTCGATGCTATTATAGGCGAACGGAGAAGTCCTCAATCGGTTGATCCTCAGCGCTGCGTCATTTGCGGACAATGCGTGCAGGTATGCAGCGCTTATGCTGCGGAAGGCGATTCCAGGCTAACAAGACGCAGCGACAAGCTGCGGGAGAGAGGCCAGCTCTCAAGCGTACATGAGCCTTTATTCGCCGCATATTCAACCGGTCATGCGTCTGAACTGCGCGAAGCGCTGGATGATCCAAAACGCTTCAATATCGTGCAGTGCGCACCCGTCATCCGTGTGTCGCTTGCAGAGGAGTTCGGCATGCCGTTTGGAACGCTGACACCGGGCAAGATGGCCTCAGCCTTAAGACGAGTGGGCTTTGACCGGATCTATGATACCAATTTCGGAGCGGACGTTACGATTATGGAGGAGGGTACCGAGCTGATCAGCCGGGTGATGTCCGGGGAGGCACTGCCGATGTTCACCTCCTGCTGCCCGGCCTGGGTGAAGCATGCCGAGACTGCGGCACCTCATCTCCTGCATCATCTCTCCAGCTGCAAGTCCCCCATGCAGATGGTTGGTGCATTGGCTAAGACCTATGGCGCCAAGGCCGAGGGCGTCTCTCCGGGTGATATATTCAGCGTGGCGGTCATGCCCTGTACCTGCAAGAAATTCGAATCAAGCCGGGAGGAGATGACGGTTGACGGATACCGTGAGGTCGATTTGGTCATCACGACAAGAGAACTGGCACAGCTCATCAAGGCTAAAGGCATAGACTTCAACAGCCTGCCCGACGAGCCGTTCGATTCACCGCTTGGCTTGTATTCGGGTGCGGGAACGATCTTCGGGGCAACAGGAGGTGTAATGGAAGCCGCAATCCGTACCGGATATGAGCTGGTGACGCATGAGGCCCTACCTGATCTGCAGCTTGAATTTATCAGAGGTGCTGAAGGAATCCGCACGGCGACGGTGCAGCTTGGGGATCTGGAACTGAGAGTCGCCATTGTTGCAGGGCTTAAATATGTCCACGGCATTCTTGAGCAGGTGTCAAAAGGCGAATGTCCTTATCATTTTATTGAGGTAATGGCATGTCCGGAAGGCTGCGTCAGCGGCGGAGGCCAGCCGAAGCTGCTGCTGGAGCGAGATCGCACGGCCGCTTATGCGGCCAGAAAAGCATCGATCTATAATCATGATTCCACACTGAAAATACGCAAATCGCATGAGAATCCGGCCATTATCCAATTGTATAAGGATTATTTGGGCGAGCCGTTAGGCGAGGTGTCCCATCATCTGCTGCATACGAAGTTCAACTCAAGAAGCCCTAAGTCCAGCGGTATGATGTCAAGTCCCTGA